One Solibacillus sp. R5-41 DNA segment encodes these proteins:
- a CDS encoding amino acid ABC transporter permease, which translates to MSREMQIALDSIWPILKAGLIVTIPLSLVAFAIALVVAVLTALARISNYKVLRGIFGIYVWIFRGTPVLVQLFIVFFGFPKAGITLDAWTAAIITFSLNTGAYASESIRASILAIPKGQWEAAESLGMTYWQVLRRVIAPQTIRISLPPITNDFIDLVKGTSLVASITLADMFMIGQQITARTYEPLLIYSLCAVIYLIFISFLMFLQGRLEKYASKYV; encoded by the coding sequence ATGAGTAGGGAAATGCAAATAGCACTTGACTCTATTTGGCCGATTTTGAAAGCGGGACTAATTGTGACGATTCCGCTTTCACTCGTTGCTTTTGCGATTGCCTTAGTAGTTGCGGTTTTGACGGCGCTAGCCCGCATTTCAAATTATAAAGTTTTGCGTGGTATTTTCGGAATTTATGTATGGATTTTCCGTGGAACGCCAGTGCTTGTGCAACTATTTATCGTATTCTTTGGATTTCCAAAAGCAGGAATAACACTGGATGCATGGACGGCCGCGATTATTACATTTTCTTTAAACACAGGTGCATATGCATCGGAATCGATTCGTGCTTCAATTTTAGCGATTCCAAAAGGGCAATGGGAAGCAGCTGAATCACTAGGGATGACGTATTGGCAAGTATTGCGTCGTGTAATTGCGCCACAAACCATTCGCATTTCATTGCCACCTATTACGAATGACTTTATTGATTTAGTAAAAGGGACGTCGCTTGTTGCCAGCATTACGCTAGCGGATATGTTTATGATCGGACAACAAATCACAGCACGTACATATGAGCCTTTACTTATTTATTCGCTGTGTGCAGTTATTTATTTAATTTTTATAAGTTTTTTGATGTTTTTACAAGGTAGGCTTGAAAAATATGCGTCTAAATATGTATAA
- a CDS encoding YqkE family protein: MARKKQQQTNNGFELPKEKAATLADQLGGDVLAKLKAAKKDMLAEEKVQEEERIAKAAFERKQREKNMSFEELLDQYGNKGSKF, encoded by the coding sequence ATGGCAAGGAAAAAACAACAACAAACGAACAATGGATTTGAGCTACCGAAAGAAAAGGCGGCAACATTAGCTGATCAGTTAGGTGGTGATGTGCTGGCGAAATTGAAGGCAGCCAAAAAAGATATGCTTGCGGAAGAAAAGGTTCAAGAAGAAGAGCGTATCGCAAAAGCTGCATTTGAACGCAAGCAACGCGAGAAAAATATGAGTTTTGAAGAGCTGTTAGATCAATACGGTAATAAAGGTTCGAAATTTTAA
- a CDS encoding S-ribosylhomocysteine lyase: MATEKTNVESFDLDHTKVVAPYVRLAGTKQGQHGDVVTKYDIRIKQPNKAHMEMPALHSLEHLMADRIRNHSDAVVDLSPMGCQTGFYVSFLNYDDYEGILTILEKTAQDVLAATAVPACNEVQCGWAASHSLEGAQALAQEFLEKRNEWHIIFKVE; the protein is encoded by the coding sequence ATGGCAACAGAAAAAACAAATGTAGAAAGCTTTGATTTAGACCATACGAAAGTGGTCGCACCGTATGTACGTCTGGCAGGTACGAAGCAAGGTCAGCACGGGGATGTTGTAACAAAGTATGATATTCGCATTAAACAACCAAATAAGGCGCATATGGAAATGCCGGCTCTCCATTCATTAGAACATTTAATGGCAGACCGTATCCGCAATCATTCTGACGCTGTCGTGGATCTTTCGCCAATGGGTTGTCAAACAGGCTTTTACGTTTCATTTTTAAACTATGATGATTATGAAGGCATTTTAACTATATTAGAGAAGACTGCACAAGATGTACTCGCTGCAACTGCTGTACCTGCATGTAATGAAGTGCAATGTGGATGGGCTGCGAGTCATAGTTTAGAAGGTGCACAAGCATTAGCGCAAGAATTTTTAGAAAAACGGAATGAATGGCATATAATATTTAAAGTGGAATAA
- a CDS encoding alpha/beta hydrolase, translating to MKKKFMLASSIATTFLATATAVSGIMLTNRLMYIKPKDAAFIYDREVKAKRFDEAWFNGCLKEELTIQSPNDYTIKGIFLKPLTTKNTMIICHGVTESKMNSIKYARMYERLGFNTVVYDHRRHGDSGGKTTSYGHYEKYDLQAIVQAVKAIIGENALLGIHGESMGAATTLLYAGTVEDNASFYISDCAFSDFRELLARIIKNSISIDFKFAIHFTNIFIRLREGYSFDHVNPKLAVKNIRKPTLFIHSEPDDFIPSTMTEQLFDAKPDAKMLKIFKDGAHAQSFNVSPFEYEQVITKFLQDFVGNYWNNLEGDPLV from the coding sequence ATGAAAAAGAAATTTATGTTAGCTTCTAGTATCGCGACAACTTTTTTAGCTACCGCAACGGCTGTTTCAGGAATTATGCTAACAAACCGATTAATGTATATTAAACCTAAAGATGCAGCCTTCATCTATGATCGTGAAGTGAAAGCAAAAAGATTTGACGAAGCATGGTTTAATGGCTGTTTAAAAGAAGAATTAACAATCCAATCCCCGAACGATTACACAATAAAAGGGATTTTTCTAAAGCCCCTAACGACAAAAAATACGATGATTATTTGCCATGGCGTGACCGAAAGTAAAATGAATTCGATTAAATATGCACGCATGTACGAAAGACTAGGCTTTAACACGGTCGTTTATGATCATCGCCGCCACGGAGATTCTGGGGGTAAAACGACTAGTTATGGTCATTATGAAAAATATGATCTACAAGCGATTGTGCAAGCGGTAAAGGCTATTATCGGTGAGAATGCATTGTTAGGCATTCACGGCGAATCCATGGGCGCTGCAACGACTTTGCTCTATGCAGGTACGGTCGAGGATAATGCATCTTTTTATATTTCGGATTGCGCATTTTCAGATTTCCGTGAATTACTTGCGCGCATTATCAAAAATTCCATATCCATCGATTTTAAGTTTGCCATCCATTTTACTAATATTTTTATTCGACTGCGTGAAGGCTATTCGTTTGATCATGTAAATCCTAAGTTGGCTGTAAAAAATATAAGGAAACCTACGTTATTTATTCATAGTGAGCCCGATGATTTTATCCCGTCTACTATGACGGAACAGCTTTTTGATGCGAAGCCGGATGCAAAAATGTTAAAAATATTTAAGGACGGCGCTCACGCACAATCGTTCAATGTATCGCCATTTGAATACGAGCAAGTAATCACTAAGTTTTTACAAGATTTCGTCGGAAATTATTGGAATAACCTAGAGGGAGATCCGTTAGTATAA
- a CDS encoding acetyl-CoA C-acetyltransferase — translation MSQEVVIVSAVRTAIGAFQGTLKDIAAPVLGGIVMKEALQRINLDPNLVDEVIMGNVLAAGLGQNSARQASIHAGLPNEVSAMTINKVCGSGLKAVHLAAQAIAVGDADIIIAGGFENMSQAPYVLQNAREGFRMGDQKVVDTMIKDGLWCAFNDYHMGVTAENLCDLHQITREEQDDFSARSQARAAAAIAAGKFSDEIVPVEIPQRKGEHIVFAQDEYVKPNSTTEKLSTLRPAFKKEGSVTAGNASGINDGAAAVIVMSKKRALELGLTPMATILANASAGVDPSIMGVGPVQAVKKALSKSNLTLEQMDLIEANEAFAAQAIAVDRELAFNHDKLNVNGGAIALGHPIGASGARILVTLLHEMQKQDAKLGLATLCIGGGQGVATIVQR, via the coding sequence GTGTCACAAGAAGTCGTAATTGTAAGTGCAGTACGTACAGCAATTGGTGCATTTCAAGGAACGTTAAAAGATATTGCAGCGCCGGTTTTAGGTGGGATTGTAATGAAAGAGGCTCTACAACGAATTAACTTAGATCCTAATTTAGTAGATGAAGTAATTATGGGGAATGTGTTAGCAGCAGGTTTGGGACAAAATTCAGCACGTCAAGCGAGCATACATGCAGGCTTACCGAATGAAGTGTCGGCAATGACTATTAATAAAGTATGTGGTTCAGGTTTAAAAGCGGTGCATTTAGCGGCTCAAGCAATTGCAGTTGGGGATGCAGATATTATTATTGCGGGCGGCTTTGAAAATATGAGCCAAGCACCATATGTTTTACAAAATGCACGTGAAGGTTTCCGAATGGGTGACCAAAAGGTTGTTGACACAATGATTAAAGATGGCTTATGGTGTGCATTTAATGACTACCATATGGGCGTTACGGCTGAAAATTTATGCGATTTACATCAAATTACAAGAGAAGAGCAAGATGACTTTTCTGCACGCTCACAAGCACGTGCCGCAGCGGCCATTGCAGCAGGCAAATTTTCAGATGAAATTGTGCCAGTTGAAATTCCGCAACGAAAAGGGGAGCACATTGTTTTTGCACAAGATGAATATGTGAAGCCAAATTCGACAACGGAAAAACTAAGTACGTTACGACCGGCTTTTAAAAAAGAAGGTTCGGTTACAGCTGGCAATGCATCGGGAATTAATGATGGCGCGGCAGCTGTAATTGTTATGTCAAAAAAGCGTGCACTTGAGCTTGGTTTGACGCCAATGGCCACAATTTTAGCCAATGCGAGTGCAGGTGTTGATCCGTCCATTATGGGGGTAGGACCGGTTCAAGCTGTGAAAAAGGCGTTGTCAAAATCAAATTTAACGTTAGAACAGATGGATTTAATTGAAGCAAATGAAGCGTTTGCTGCACAAGCGATAGCAGTTGATCGCGAACTTGCCTTCAATCATGATAAACTAAATGTAAATGGTGGCGCGATTGCACTCGGACATCCAATTGGAGCGAGTGGCGCACGTATTTTAGTCACGCTTTTACATGAGATGCAAAAGCAGGATGCAAAGCTTGGTCTTGCTACTTTATGCATCGGAGGCGGGCAAGGTGTCGCAACAATCGTCCAACGCTAA
- a CDS encoding amino acid ABC transporter ATP-binding protein — MVKFQQVTKYFGQQEALKNINLTLNKGETTVILGPSGSGKSTLLRCINLLEKPEKGTISIDDIMIDLTKPVEKKDTLAIRQRTAMVFQSFNLFPHMKVLENVIEGPVTVLKEQRVNAVTKGQLLLAKVGLSHKMDSYPSKLSGGQQQRVAIARALAMEPKFLLFDEPTSALDPELEGEVLKVLKDLSEEEKSMIIVTHNLNFAREVADRILFLEHGEIVFDGATAHFFEQNDNIRIKSFIQSMQFI; from the coding sequence ATCGTAAAGTTTCAGCAAGTAACTAAATATTTTGGGCAGCAAGAAGCGTTGAAAAATATTAATTTGACCCTTAATAAAGGTGAAACAACGGTTATTTTAGGTCCTTCTGGCTCTGGGAAGTCCACCCTTCTTAGATGTATTAACTTGTTAGAAAAGCCAGAAAAAGGTACGATTTCTATAGATGACATTATGATTGATTTAACAAAACCTGTAGAGAAAAAGGATACATTGGCAATTCGTCAACGCACAGCGATGGTGTTCCAAAGTTTTAATCTATTTCCACATATGAAAGTGCTTGAAAATGTCATTGAAGGACCGGTAACTGTTCTAAAAGAACAAAGGGTAAACGCTGTGACGAAAGGTCAATTATTACTGGCAAAAGTAGGCCTTAGCCATAAAATGGACAGCTATCCTTCGAAATTGTCAGGCGGGCAACAGCAACGAGTCGCAATTGCGCGGGCTTTGGCGATGGAGCCGAAGTTTTTACTATTTGATGAACCGACAAGTGCACTAGACCCAGAATTAGAAGGCGAAGTGTTGAAAGTGTTAAAGGATCTTTCAGAAGAAGAAAAGTCCATGATAATCGTGACGCATAATTTAAATTTTGCACGCGAAGTAGCGGACCGAATTTTATTTTTAGAACATGGCGAAATTGTTTTTGATGGTGCGACTGCCCACTTTTTCGAGCAAAATGACAATATTCGCATCAAATCATTTATTCAATCAATGCAATTCATTTAA
- a CDS encoding VanZ family protein — MKKAIILTIAALIIVIYASNMTYQQQTIVPELRTLLKDKPLEGALSSLEIPYWGTIISIESRGYFYFIEFLIRKATHFIGYGMLTVIFYFLFLKLRWRLPSILAFVTIFIIACLDEYRQSQIPGRTGIFDDVLIDAAGAIFFLLLVKSIVSIKRVITKKAAHS, encoded by the coding sequence ATGAAAAAAGCTATTATACTCACGATTGCTGCGCTTATCATCGTTATTTACGCCTCCAATATGACCTATCAGCAACAAACGATTGTACCCGAACTCCGCACACTATTAAAAGACAAACCATTAGAAGGCGCTTTAAGTTCGCTTGAAATACCTTATTGGGGAACGATTATTTCAATTGAATCAAGAGGCTATTTTTACTTTATTGAATTTTTAATTCGCAAGGCAACACATTTTATTGGTTATGGCATGCTTACAGTCATTTTTTATTTCTTATTTTTAAAACTAAGATGGCGGCTTCCAAGTATTTTAGCATTTGTAACTATTTTTATTATCGCTTGTTTAGATGAGTATCGTCAAAGTCAAATCCCTGGGCGAACAGGAATTTTCGATGATGTGCTTATTGATGCTGCAGGTGCTATCTTCTTTTTACTATTAGTCAAAAGTATTGTTTCCATTAAACGAGTTATCACAAAAAAAGCTGCGCACAGTTAA